In the Kineosporiaceae bacterium genome, one interval contains:
- the pdxS gene encoding pyridoxal 5'-phosphate synthase lyase subunit PdxS — MTSSSSSSAPVVGTARVKRGMAEMLKGGVIMDVVTAEQAKIAEDAGAVAVMALERVPADIRAQGGVSRMSDPDMIDGIIAAVSIPVMAKARIGHFVEARVLQSLGVDYIDESEVLTPADYANHIDKWAFTVPFVCGATNLGEALRRINEGAAMIRSKGEAGTGDVSNATTHMRSITGEIRRLTSMSKDELYVAAKELQAPYDLVAEVAERGSLPVVLFTAGGIATPADAAMMMQLGADGVFVGSGIFKSGDPAARAAAIVKATTFHDDPDVIAKVSRGLGEAMVGINVEELPEPHRLAERGW, encoded by the coding sequence ATGACCTCCAGCTCCAGTTCCAGCGCGCCCGTCGTCGGCACCGCCCGGGTCAAGCGCGGCATGGCCGAGATGCTCAAGGGCGGTGTGATCATGGATGTGGTCACCGCCGAGCAGGCGAAGATCGCCGAGGACGCCGGCGCCGTGGCCGTCATGGCCCTCGAACGCGTCCCGGCCGACATTCGCGCCCAGGGTGGCGTCTCGCGCATGAGCGACCCCGACATGATCGACGGCATCATCGCCGCCGTCTCGATCCCGGTGATGGCCAAGGCTCGCATCGGCCACTTCGTCGAGGCCCGGGTGCTGCAGTCGCTCGGGGTGGACTACATCGACGAGTCCGAGGTGCTCACGCCCGCCGACTACGCCAACCACATCGACAAGTGGGCCTTCACCGTCCCCTTCGTGTGCGGCGCGACCAACCTGGGCGAGGCCCTGCGCCGGATCAACGAGGGCGCCGCCATGATCCGCTCCAAGGGTGAGGCCGGCACCGGCGACGTCTCCAACGCCACCACCCACATGCGCTCGATCACCGGTGAGATCCGCCGGCTCACCTCGATGAGCAAGGACGAGCTGTACGTCGCCGCCAAGGAGTTGCAGGCGCCCTACGACCTGGTCGCCGAGGTGGCCGAGCGGGGCAGCCTGCCGGTCGTGCTGTTCACGGCCGGTGGCATCGCCACCCCGGCCGATGCCGCGATGATGATGCAGCTGGGTGCCGATGGCGTGTTCGTCGGGTCCGGCATCTTCAAGTCCGGCGACCCGGCGGCCCGGGCGGCCGCGATCGTCAAGGCCACCACCTTCCACGACGACCCCGACGTGATCGCCAAGGTCTCGCGCGGTCTCGGCGAGGCCATGGTCGGCATCAACGTCGAGGAGCTCCCGGAGCCGCACCGGCTGGCCGAGCGCGGCTGGTGA
- the pdxT gene encoding pyridoxal 5'-phosphate synthase glutaminase subunit PdxT: MRPTIGVLAVQGDVREHVRALESAGARAVRVRRPTEVAEIDALVIPGGESTTIDKLTRIFELREPILDRLKGGMPAYGSCAGMILLADRVEDAIEGQLSFGGIDMTVRRNAFGRQVDSFEEDLTVEGIDGDPVRAVFIRAPWVEQVGDGVKVLARHEGRIVAVQQGALLATAFHPEITGDTRVHRLFVDLVGRCLRTEGN, translated from the coding sequence GTGAGGCCCACGATCGGCGTCCTGGCGGTTCAGGGCGACGTCCGCGAGCACGTCCGGGCGCTGGAGTCGGCGGGTGCCCGGGCGGTGCGGGTGCGCCGTCCGACCGAGGTGGCCGAGATCGATGCCCTGGTCATCCCCGGCGGCGAGTCGACCACGATCGACAAGCTCACCCGGATCTTCGAGCTGCGTGAGCCGATCCTGGACCGGCTCAAGGGCGGCATGCCGGCCTACGGCTCGTGTGCCGGCATGATCCTGCTCGCCGATCGGGTCGAGGACGCGATCGAGGGGCAGCTCAGCTTCGGCGGCATCGACATGACCGTGCGGCGCAACGCCTTCGGTCGCCAGGTCGACAGCTTCGAGGAGGACCTGACCGTCGAGGGCATCGACGGCGACCCGGTGCGCGCGGTCTTCATCCGGGCGCCCTGGGTCGAGCAGGTCGGCGACGGCGTCAAGGTGCTGGCGCGCCACGAGGGTAGGATCGTCGCAGTCCAGCAGGGTGCCCTGCTCGCGACCGCGTTCCATCCGGAGATCACGGGGGACACGCGCGTCCATCGACTCTTCGTCGACCTGGTCGGCAGGTGTTTGCGCACGGAAGGAAACTGA
- a CDS encoding YebC/PmpR family DNA-binding transcriptional regulator: MSGHSKWATTKHKKAVVDAKRSKMFAKMIKNIEVAARTGGGDPNGNPTLWDAIYKAKKASVPNDNIDRAVKRGSGAEAGGADYHTIMYEGYGPNGVAVLIECLTDNRNRAAAEVRTALTRNGGNLADPGSVSYLFTRKGIIVVPKAAGVSEDAVLDAVLEAGAQEVNDLGEAFEVVTEATDLVAVRSALQQAGIDFDSADAEFVPSMEVPLDEEGARKIFRLIDALEDSDDVQNVYANFDVSDEIMEAVG; this comes from the coding sequence ATGTCCGGCCACTCCAAATGGGCCACCACGAAGCACAAGAAGGCGGTTGTCGACGCCAAGCGCAGCAAGATGTTCGCCAAGATGATCAAGAACATCGAGGTGGCGGCGCGCACCGGCGGTGGTGACCCCAACGGCAACCCGACGCTGTGGGATGCCATCTACAAGGCCAAGAAGGCCTCGGTGCCCAACGACAACATCGACCGAGCCGTCAAGCGCGGCTCGGGGGCCGAGGCCGGTGGCGCCGACTATCACACGATCATGTACGAGGGGTACGGCCCCAACGGCGTCGCCGTCCTGATCGAGTGCCTCACCGACAACCGCAACCGCGCGGCGGCCGAGGTGCGCACCGCCCTGACCCGCAACGGCGGCAACCTGGCCGACCCGGGCAGCGTGTCGTACCTGTTCACCCGCAAGGGCATCATCGTGGTGCCCAAGGCCGCGGGGGTCAGTGAGGACGCCGTGCTGGATGCAGTGCTCGAGGCCGGCGCGCAGGAGGTCAACGACCTGGGCGAGGCGTTCGAGGTGGTCACCGAGGCGACCGACCTGGTCGCGGTGCGTTCGGCGCTGCAGCAGGCCGGGATCGACTTCGACTCCGCTGACGCCGAGTTCGTGCCCAGCATGGAGGTGCCCCTGGACGAGGAGGGCGCCCGCAAGATCTTCCGGCTGATCGACGCCCTGGAGGACAGCGACGACGTGCAGAACGTCTACGCCAACTTCGACGTGTCGGACGAGATCATGGAGGCGGTGGGCTGA
- the ruvC gene encoding crossover junction endodeoxyribonuclease RuvC, whose protein sequence is MRVLGVDPGLTRCGLGVVDGRPGRKVELVAVDVVCTPPEAELSARLLGISEAIEGWLDQLRPDVLAVERVFSQHNVRTAMGTAQAAGVAITAAARVGIPVALHTPSEVKAAVTGSGRADKAQVATMVTKILSLPARPTPADAADALALAICHLWRDGTTSAGRLAPATAAQRRWVEAARAADRTRRRA, encoded by the coding sequence ATGCGAGTTCTCGGCGTCGACCCCGGCCTGACCCGATGTGGTCTGGGCGTGGTCGACGGCCGTCCCGGCCGCAAGGTCGAGCTGGTCGCCGTCGACGTGGTGTGCACCCCGCCGGAGGCCGAGCTGTCGGCTCGACTGCTGGGCATCAGCGAGGCGATCGAGGGCTGGCTCGACCAGCTGCGCCCCGACGTCCTGGCCGTGGAGCGGGTGTTCAGCCAGCACAACGTCCGCACTGCGATGGGGACGGCGCAGGCCGCCGGCGTGGCGATCACCGCGGCGGCCCGGGTCGGCATCCCGGTGGCCCTGCACACCCCCAGCGAGGTCAAGGCGGCCGTGACCGGGTCCGGCCGGGCCGACAAGGCCCAGGTGGCGACCATGGTCACCAAGATCCTCTCGCTGCCCGCCCGCCCCACCCCGGCGGACGCCGCCGACGCCCTGGCGCTGGCGATCTGTCACCTGTGGCGCGACGGAACCACCTCCGCCGGCCGGTTGGCCCCGGCAACCGCTGCGCAGCGCCGCTGGGTCGAGGCGGCGCGAGCGGCCGACCGCACCCGCCGCCGCGCCTGA